The following nucleotide sequence is from Triticum dicoccoides isolate Atlit2015 ecotype Zavitan chromosome 7B, WEW_v2.0, whole genome shotgun sequence.
ACAAAAAGCATGACATGACAGTAGGctctgctaggggtgacctaacacagTGCTAGGTGTTATAGACGAAGGGGGGAAATATTCGAGAATATTTTCCTGGCTCCAGGCATTTATTGGTCACACCATCCAGAGGGCAAGGTTCCATGTTTTTTGTGTTGGAGGCGTGTGACATGTATGTCGATGGCACATTAGGATTCCTtacatttttctgagcaactttcatatataaattatttccatgtgagctacggttgaatttctacaaATTTCTAAAGTCTTAAATATTATTCAGAAAATCCTAGAATTACTTAATTAAAAAACACATAAAAGGTTGCGTGCACCCGTTGCAGTGCACCCAATAGTGCACAATGGGGTTGATAGTGGGCCAGGCCAGCTGAGTCAGCGGGTCAGCAGTTGACCAATTGACTAAGCTGGGTCCCACTAGTCAATGACTGGGTGTGCCCAGTCAGCGGTATTGACCAGTCAACTGGACCAACTGGGCCCATGGGACCCAGCAGTCAGTGTCCTAGGGGGGGAGGTTTGGCCTGCGCGCGCCGGCGGCAAGACGCTAGTGACCAACAGGAGAGGCTGCGGTCGCGGAACTCGCCGCTCCGGCGACCAATCAGCCCACGGAGATCACCGTTCGAACCGGTGCTACGGCGCGCATCTACTGATGCGAGTAGCCGGCTCTGGACGACCTGTAGCGGGACCAGCAGCGACGGCATGGCTACGGACGGCGGCGCGTGAGGCAGCAGAGGCGAGCACGGGTCGCAACTCATGCGGTTGCTGGCGCGCATGGGCAGCAAAGGGGCGCGACAGGAACGGGTGAGCGCTCGCAGGAGCGAGGCAAGTGGCGGCAGCGGGCGTGGCGAGCGCAGCCCCGAGGAGAGGCAGGGCGCGGGTTGGGCGCGCCGTGGGCGTGGCCACGCGAGCAAGAGGGCGTCCGTTTTGCGTGGTGGGAGCGCGACCATGGCGAGGTGCACACGTGCGGGAGCAGGGCTCCGGCCGTGGCCATAGGAGGACGCGGGcggcggttacagagaaggaatggAGGGGGATGTGCAGGGGAGAGGAGCAGGGGCTCACTAGGGagtcggtgacgaggtcgagggGGCTGGGGGCCTCGGACGGTGGTGAATCGAGGTCGTGGCCATGGCAAGGAAGACGGTCGCGGGCTCGTCGCTCGGGTGCGCCGGATCGACCTAGTCGCCGTAGTCGAAGTAGAATACCGCGGGGGGTCATCGTGGAATAGTCCGCGCGGCGGTCCTCGTCGGTGGCCATGCGGACCACGAATGGCAGCGACGAGTCCGCTCGGAGGAGCTCGCAGAGGCGGACCCAGAGCGGGGAAAGAGGGTGAGGGAGAGAAGGGGGCGAGCTAGGGTTGCGCAGGGCGTCGAAGGAGGGCAGTGGGGTAAGGCCTTAACCAGTGAGGGAAGCCACGGGATGGCTGACACGCCCCCCACCGGTGGCCAAGGTGCTGCGGATGCGCGCCACGCCTTCTCTGTGAACAGAGGAAGGGGGTGAAGCCCGGAGTGGGTTGGACCTCACTGTGCACGAAGGCCCAAGTGCACAGTGGGGcctttttattttatatattttttatatttccaGTTTTATTATTTCAGCCACTGTTTTGCATTtattttatttcaaaatatttttttataTGGAGCTTGGCACACAATTGCTAGGTAATATTAGCAGACCACTCACAAGCTTTGGAATTGTTTGGAAAAGCCTAATCATTTGTTTATTTTAAAAGAGCCAGTTTAATTATTGTTGGTCCACTTTAAATATTTCTAGAGGAATTTTAGTAATCCAAACAGGGTTGATTTCTTCATGAAAATTGTATTGAGGATTTATGGGAGATTATCAAcatttttgttttgcattttgaagAAATATTATTTTGACTTGCAATTTAAATTTGAAAATGACTTTGATTTTATTAAGGGGCCATTCAGCTTAGCTAATCAATATGACATGGCATCATTTGTTAGAGATCAATGTAGCATGATTATTGGGGGTGTTACAGGCCCGTTGTTGTAGGTGCTAAAGGAGTACTGAATGTGGCATGGGTGAACGTTAGTAACATTCCCATTGATaagagggaaaactttgtttttgtcaCTCTATCTTTTGACCACTTTGCTTTTGCCACGCTAGaaattgacatttcacttttgccactcttagtttttaacAATACATCACAATTGACATTCCAAGGCAAAAGCAATAATTTTAAAGTGGCAAATGTTATACATTGTCAAAATCTTAGAGtgacaaaagtgaaatgaaaaattattgTTTTTGCCATGAAATGGCATTTGTAATGTATTGTCaagagctaagagtggcaaaagtgatatgtcaaattcaagagtggcataagcaaagtgggcaaaaactagagtggcaaaaacaaagttttccaggAGTGAAAAAGATGTGGCCTATGCGGGTTCGTTGGTTGGTGTTACTCTAAAAATAGATATGTGTACTCTTAATAGACAGGAATGCATGAGACTTGAAATCGGATGTAGAGATGTTGATGATTTTTTCCTGTGGCTAAGGGTGCTTCTTTTTGTGGGGTAGTGgtgagggtgggggtgggggacacTTCTATAACTTTTATTATGAAGTTGAGAAGGTGTTGGTGAGAAATCCTAAGAAAAAATAGGAAGAACTGAATGTGGATAGTGAAACCCTAAGAAAAAAATGGGGAGAGCTGAATGTGGATAGTGCAAAAGAGGCCTCTGTATGCATACGCGTAGGAGGATGAGGACATTTGGTCCTCAAGATAGTAATAAAAAGCACTAAAGGGGTTTGATGAGTTGTTAGATCTTGATCCAGTAGTCCCGAAGGCATgagtgtaacgaaaaaaaggataatATTCTATGACATAAAATGGCGTGAAACTTTATTTACCATTGCAAATATCGAGTACGAGTTTTGCACAACCACAGAGACCAAGGACCCGAGTGCGGATATACATTTCTTTCACATAAAAACATTGTTtgtccctgttgaccagtcaagggACTATGAATATTTGGAATGACAAAGTTGTTGCTAGGTTCATGTTGTCAGATGAAAACCACTCTCTAcgttccaaaatacttgtcatGGTTTAAGTTCAAATTTGAACTTAAACCATGACActaattttggaacggagggagtacttaaaatTCTTTTGGAAACTTGAAAGAAAATTTTCATGTGCACACATGTGAGTAATTTACCGACTATAAATATGTGATGATTATCCCTCTATAAAAAAATGTGTGATGATTGTTTGAAAAGAATTTGTGATTCTAATGATTTTTTGTTACTTGGACTAAATCGTTCCCGGATCACAAATCCCACGACCAACCAAGCAATTTATAAGGGTGAATAACAGCTGTTAAATCTTGGTAAGATCAAATCCCTCATTTCCAGTTTGTAAAGCAACAATAGAATGGAAAAGCATCCCAAATACATATATAGTCCCTCTCGTAACGTTCGTTTCTTTGAACAGTCAAAACGAAAAAACACCCAAAGGCTGCACAGGCTCAAATTATTGTCCTGTTTCTTTCCGTTTTCGGGTATGCGATGCTGGCTCGCAATGGCCTCTCCAGTTTTCCCCTTCCGCTGCCCTCCGCTTTGACGTCAAATCAATCGGCCGGTGAGCCAGCTGGGCATCTTGTGGTAGCTGCGCTTGCTTTTACCATCCCTCTTCTTCTCGTCCTCTTCCACCTCGCGAGCAGAGCAGTTCGCACTTGAGAGGCAGAGAGGGTGAGGATGCAGGCCGCTAGTGCTACTTGGGAGGAAAGGAGCAGGGGCTCGCCGTCGGCCATGGAGAAGGGCGGCGACCAGAGCGCCAGGAAGGCGAGGCTGGAGCTGGTGGTGGCCAACGGCCCTGTGAAGCGACAGATGGTCGTGCACGAGGCGGGCGAGATCGTGCCGGCGGAACAGGGCCCGACGATGCAGATCTCCGTCAAGATGGACGtcgccgtgctccactgccccttctgCTTCCTCCCCTTCAAGCCACCCGTCTTCCAGGTTCGACTACATCGCGTCGATCTTTGTTTGTTCCGTTCACCTGATCCAGGAAGACACGGGTTTCTTGATGTGGTGTTGGATCAATTTGTGCAGTGCAACGGCGGCCACCTGGCCTGCGGCGACTGCCGCGGCGAGCAGCCTGGGAGCCAGTGGCAGTGCGAGAGGTGCGAGCGGGGCGGCGCCTTTGACATCCGCAGCACGGCGATGGAGGCCGTTGTCTCCTCGGCCAGGGTCGAGTGCCCGCACGACGGCTGCGGGAGGTACATCACCTACCACGAGCTTGACGACCACCAGAGCGCGTGCCCGCACGCGGCCTGCAAGTGCCCGGTTCCCGGCTGCGACTTCGCCGGCCCGCCGCCCGCGCTCCTCCGCCACCTCAACACTCTCCACTCCGTGCCCGTACATAGCGTCCAGTaccgc
It contains:
- the LOC119336556 gene encoding putative E3 ubiquitin-protein ligase SINA-like 6, with product MQAASATWEERSRGSPSAMEKGGDQSARKARLELVVANGPVKRQMVVHEAGEIVPAEQGPTMQISVKMDVAVLHCPFCFLPFKPPVFQCNGGHLACGDCRGEQPGSQWQCERCERGGAFDIRSTAMEAVVSSARVECPHDGCGRYITYHELDDHQSACPHAACKCPVPGCDFAGPPPALLRHLNTLHSVPVHSVQYRKVLQLQVPVSEPRRLLLAEEDARAFLVVGGALGLGTPLTVSVVCIRAGASQLPLYAAKVWVNGPQAAANGRADTVSADIEVTSSKEPGAVDIEDLTFLTVPSKLLAGAGPSRTVSLHIRIDKITS